Below is a genomic region from Candidatus Cetobacterium colombiensis.
AGGGTTCGAATAAATCTCTCTGTTCATTATAAATTTTCCTCCTAAATTATATATGTTAATTTTTTTCTAGTAACATTAAAATTGCATTTTCTCCATTATTATAATAATTTTTTCTTTTTCCTACTTGTAAAAATCCTAAATTTTCATAAAATTTTCTTGCAATTTGATTGTTTTCTCTAACTTCTAAAAATAAATTTTTGTCAAAATTTTCAATATAATAATATAATAATTTTTTCCCTATTTTTTGATTTCTATATTCTTGTTTAACTGCAATTTTCATTATCTCATAAATATCATAAGAATCATGTAGAATTAAATAACCTTTTATATCTTCATCAAAAATTAAAATTTTATAATTTTTATCTAAAGACATGTTTTTTAAAGTTTCGTACGAATAAAAACTTTCTGGAAAAATTTTTTCTTCTATCACCGATAATTTTTCTAATATTTTTTCATCATTTATTTTAATTTCTTTAATCATTTTTAATTTAATAGTCCTATTCTATTTAATGGCCAAAATCTAACAAGAGCTTTTCCTTTTATTCTACTATCTTTTACAAATCCCCACATTCTTGAATCGTAACTTCCATTTGTATTATCACCTAAAGCTAAATAATAATCTTCATCTAAAGTCTTTGTAACTGTTTCTCCTTTTAAAAGTTTATTTAAGATATCTTGATCATGTATAAAATCAAGAATCATTCCAGTTGGAATACCATTTACTAAAAATTTTACATCTGGTAATAATTGAGAAACATATGCTCCGTTCTCTTTTAATAAACTTTGAACTTTTTCTATATCTATATTATCTCTTTGAAATGCTTCATTATAATTTTGTCCTGGCACAATTGTTATTACATCACCTTTTTTAGGAACTGTCCACTCATTATAACTTAACTCACCTAACGGTGTATATTCTCTATCAGATATTTTTTTCCCATTTACAAATAATCTATCATATTTTATTTGAACTTTTTCTCCAGGTAATCCCATCAATCTTTTTGTGTATAAAACTTTATCCTCAATTGGCTCTTTAAAAACTATTATGTCTTCTCTTTCAGGAGCCTTAAAATTATAAATAACCATATTTCCAAATAATCTGTCTTTTGGAATTATTGTAGGAATCATTGATCCTGTTGGCACTAAAAAATTTCCTATATAAAATTTTTGAATAATTAAAACTAATATTAATGCACTTCCTAGACTTTCAACTAATTTTATTATTTTTCTTAAGATTTTTTCTGAAGTTTTTCCATTTAAATTAAACTTATTAACTAAATAATTTTCAAATATTGTTCTTTTTTCATCTATTTTAGCAACAATTTTT
It encodes:
- a CDS encoding GNAT family N-acetyltransferase; amino-acid sequence: MIKEIKINDEKILEKLSVIEEKIFPESFYSYETLKNMSLDKNYKILIFDEDIKGYLILHDSYDIYEIMKIAVKQEYRNQKIGKKLLYYYIENFDKNLFLEVRENNQIARKFYENLGFLQVGKRKNYYNNGENAILMLLEKN
- the lepB gene encoding signal peptidase I; protein product: MSREHIVFNTIFYVILTAFFIYIFVREKKIVAKIDEKRTIFENYLVNKFNLNGKTSEKILRKIIKLVESLGSALILVLIIQKFYIGNFLVPTGSMIPTIIPKDRLFGNMVIYNFKAPEREDIIVFKEPIEDKVLYTKRLMGLPGEKVQIKYDRLFVNGKKISDREYTPLGELSYNEWTVPKKGDVITIVPGQNYNEAFQRDNIDIEKVQSLLKENGAYVSQLLPDVKFLVNGIPTGMILDFIHDQDILNKLLKGETVTKTLDEDYYLALGDNTNGSYDSRMWGFVKDSRIKGKALVRFWPLNRIGLLN